Proteins encoded together in one Nostoc sp. PCC 7524 window:
- the ruvX gene encoding Holliday junction resolvase RuvX, which translates to MTKYISALGLDVGRKRLGVAGCDRTGLIATGITTVERTSFEQDVQEIRNIVNERQVEVLIVGLPYSMDGTLGFQARQIQKFATRLAKALQLPIEYVDERLTSFQAEQLIIAENRSPSRNKGLIDRKAAALILQQWLDIRRANALSSVVPVEY; encoded by the coding sequence ATGACAAAGTATATTTCAGCACTGGGATTGGATGTGGGGCGGAAGCGGCTTGGTGTTGCTGGGTGCGATCGCACAGGTTTGATTGCAACTGGTATAACTACTGTGGAGCGCACATCCTTTGAGCAGGATGTTCAAGAAATACGTAACATAGTTAATGAGCGCCAAGTAGAAGTGCTGATTGTTGGTTTACCCTATTCAATGGATGGCACTTTAGGGTTTCAGGCTCGCCAAATACAGAAATTTGCCACCAGACTGGCTAAAGCTCTCCAATTACCCATAGAGTATGTTGATGAGCGATTGACTTCCTTTCAAGCAGAGCAACTGATAATAGCAGAAAATCGCTCACCGTCACGTAACAAAGGTTTAATTGACCGCAAAGCAGCAGCTTTGATTCTACAGCAGTGGCTGGATATTAGACGAGCTAACGCTCTGAGTTCAGTTGTACCTGTAGAGTATTGA
- a CDS encoding GNAT family N-acetyltransferase → MAAQINMNSLLPQNLSVVIRPAQYRDLDGIERISQESFAALTPKGASVINQQMQWLRRWYGFLKFLSWFPNPLQYLFFSYVAEQGRMLLGMIQVSPFNRTRTTWKVDRVMLDRAADKQGIGSQLLRHCFESILEARTWLLEVNINDLEALALYRRNGFQRLAEMTYWEIEPELLQELAQAEPDLPNLLPVSNADAQLLYQLDTASMPPLVRQVFDRNTRDFKTSLFGALTDAVKQWVTKTEVVSGYVFEPQRKAAIGYFQVQLDRQGEAPHVASLTVHPAYTWLYPELLAQLARIAQDFPQQGLKLASSDYQPEREEYLERIGAKRTEHTLIMSRSVWHKLRESKLVSLEGIQWTDVLQGLQPARKPIPGGMSWVQTRQQQPSEIPVQSPSESVHFKCKNGHIEPTVLPDSIDTQQEN, encoded by the coding sequence ATGGCAGCCCAAATCAACATGAATTCCTTACTTCCCCAAAACCTCAGCGTTGTCATCCGGCCAGCCCAATACCGGGATCTGGACGGAATTGAACGCATATCCCAAGAGTCATTCGCCGCCTTGACTCCCAAGGGGGCCAGTGTGATCAATCAGCAAATGCAATGGTTGAGGCGCTGGTACGGCTTCCTGAAATTTTTGAGCTGGTTTCCCAATCCGCTACAATATCTGTTCTTCTCCTATGTCGCTGAACAAGGACGGATGCTTTTAGGGATGATTCAAGTTTCACCCTTCAACCGTACACGCACCACTTGGAAGGTTGATCGGGTAATGTTGGATCGGGCGGCGGATAAGCAAGGAATTGGCTCCCAACTCTTGCGCCATTGCTTCGAGTCGATTTTAGAAGCTCGGACTTGGTTATTGGAAGTTAATATCAATGATTTAGAGGCGCTGGCACTTTATCGCCGCAATGGATTTCAGCGTTTAGCAGAAATGACTTACTGGGAAATTGAGCCGGAACTGCTACAAGAACTGGCACAAGCAGAGCCAGATTTGCCTAACCTCTTACCAGTCAGCAATGCCGATGCTCAGTTACTCTATCAATTAGATACAGCATCAATGCCGCCTTTGGTGCGCCAAGTGTTTGATCGCAACACCCGCGACTTTAAAACCAGTTTGTTTGGGGCATTGACTGACGCGGTGAAACAATGGGTAACTAAAACTGAAGTCGTTAGCGGCTATGTATTTGAACCCCAACGCAAAGCTGCTATTGGTTATTTTCAGGTACAACTTGATCGTCAAGGTGAAGCTCCCCACGTCGCTAGCCTGACAGTCCACCCTGCCTATACTTGGCTATATCCAGAGTTACTTGCCCAACTAGCGCGAATTGCCCAAGATTTTCCCCAACAGGGGTTAAAACTGGCTTCTTCCGACTATCAGCCAGAAAGAGAAGAGTATTTAGAGCGGATTGGCGCAAAACGCACAGAACATACCCTGATCATGTCGCGTTCTGTATGGCACAAATTGCGAGAATCTAAATTAGTCTCCTTAGAAGGAATTCAATGGACGGACGTACTCCAAGGTTTACAGCCAGCCCGTAAACCCATACCCGGTGGTATGTCCTGGGTGCAAACCAGGCAGCAGCAACCCTCTGAGATCCCAGTACAAAGCCCATCGGAATCAGTTCACTTTAAGTGTAAAAATGGTCACATAGAACCAACTGTGTTACCTGACTCAATTGATACACAGCAGGAGAATTAG
- a CDS encoding permease has translation MNQLNNGFTIFLSLLVEAMPFLLIGVLFSSLLLFFVDERKLVEKMPKNPVLGALVGSLVGFLFPVCECGNVPVARRLLMQGVPTPVAVGFLLAAPTINPIVIWATWTAFRDQPEIVVLRVVFSLLIATIIGFVFSFQTDLQPIVQPAIARYLKFNSPPKPETKRRGKLPPGQQATNTPNILRSGTYILGGRAGITTRLDANLTPDNEVASSANKPTADKLRLALDNAIQELRELGGVMVLGSAIAAAIQVLAPRDLILSLGAGPISSILVMLVLAAVVSICSTVDSFFALSFASTFSSGSLVAFLVFGPMIDIKSVGLMLSMFKPKTIFYLFALAGQLTFLFTLFVNLHVF, from the coding sequence ATGAATCAACTGAACAATGGTTTCACTATATTTTTGAGTCTGCTAGTCGAGGCGATGCCTTTTTTGCTGATAGGGGTATTATTCTCTAGTTTGCTGCTATTTTTTGTAGATGAGCGTAAATTAGTAGAAAAAATGCCCAAAAACCCTGTTTTGGGAGCTTTAGTTGGCAGTCTGGTTGGCTTTTTGTTTCCAGTGTGTGAGTGTGGCAACGTACCAGTAGCTAGGCGCTTGCTGATGCAAGGAGTACCCACACCTGTAGCAGTTGGTTTTCTACTAGCAGCACCAACCATCAACCCGATTGTCATTTGGGCTACGTGGACAGCATTTCGAGATCAGCCAGAAATAGTTGTTCTACGAGTAGTATTTTCTCTGTTAATTGCTACTATTATTGGTTTTGTTTTCAGTTTTCAAACAGACTTACAGCCCATAGTTCAACCAGCGATCGCCCGATATTTGAAATTTAATTCCCCCCCCAAACCTGAAACAAAACGCCGGGGCAAATTGCCACCAGGACAGCAAGCCACGAATACACCAAATATTTTACGTTCTGGGACTTATATTTTGGGCGGTAGAGCCGGGATAACCACAAGGTTAGATGCTAATTTAACCCCAGACAATGAAGTTGCCAGTAGCGCCAATAAACCAACAGCAGACAAACTCCGACTAGCCCTAGATAACGCCATCCAAGAGTTGCGGGAATTAGGCGGAGTGATGGTGTTAGGAAGTGCGATCGCGGCGGCAATTCAAGTCCTAGCACCCCGCGATTTGATCCTCAGTCTCGGCGCTGGTCCCATTAGCTCCATTTTAGTGATGCTAGTGTTAGCCGCAGTCGTATCAATTTGTTCCACAGTCGATTCCTTTTTTGCCCTATCTTTCGCCTCGACTTTCAGTAGTGGTTCGTTAGTAGCATTTCTCGTATTTGGGCCGATGATTGACATCAAAAGCGTTGGCTTGATGTTATCCATGTTCAAACCCAAAACTATCTTCTACCTCTTCGCCCTAGCAGGACAACTAACATTTTTGTTCACCCTGTTCGTTAACTTGCACGTATTTTGA
- a CDS encoding NAD(P)-dependent oxidoreductase: protein MKVAFLGTGLMGLPMAQRLLAANIEVVAYNRTPEKLAPLQAAGAEVVTHPRYAIRDAECVILMLTNAAAIYHVLLSDTSWRTLAGRTIIQMGTITPTQSQEIRDSVVGGGGEYMEAPVLGSIPEAKAGELKVMVGAKPEQYQRYLDLLKNFDPEPVLIGPVGTASALKLALNQLIASLTTSFALSLAFVQRQGVDVDLFMQVLRDSALYAPTFDKKLSRMLADDYSQPNFPTKHLLKDTDLFISEAQSLGLDLSTIETVQKILQTAMKMSFANDDYSSLFSVIKDWGEMSGG, encoded by the coding sequence ATGAAGGTGGCATTTCTGGGAACTGGACTCATGGGACTACCAATGGCCCAAAGATTGTTAGCAGCAAATATAGAGGTAGTTGCCTACAACCGCACCCCAGAAAAACTAGCACCCTTGCAAGCAGCTGGTGCGGAAGTTGTTACACACCCCCGCTATGCCATTCGGGATGCTGAGTGCGTCATTCTTATGCTGACTAATGCCGCCGCCATCTATCATGTATTGCTTTCAGATACTTCTTGGCGCACCCTAGCAGGGCGGACGATTATCCAAATGGGAACAATTACCCCTACCCAAAGCCAAGAAATTCGAGATTCTGTAGTTGGTGGCGGTGGTGAATATATGGAAGCACCCGTATTGGGTAGTATCCCCGAAGCTAAAGCAGGTGAGCTAAAGGTGATGGTAGGTGCTAAACCCGAACAGTATCAACGTTACTTAGATTTACTCAAAAACTTTGATCCAGAACCAGTCTTAATCGGGCCAGTTGGAACTGCCTCGGCGCTGAAATTAGCCTTAAATCAACTAATTGCATCTTTAACTACTAGCTTTGCCCTGAGCTTGGCTTTTGTACAGCGTCAGGGTGTTGATGTGGACTTGTTTATGCAAGTCTTACGCGACAGTGCGCTTTATGCACCTACCTTTGACAAAAAGCTGTCAAGGATGTTAGCTGATGACTACAGCCAGCCGAATTTTCCCACCAAGCACCTACTGAAAGATACAGATTTGTTTATTTCCGAAGCCCAATCTCTAGGTTTGGATCTCAGCACTATTGAAACTGTACAGAAAATTTTGCAAACAGCAATGAAAATGTCATTTGCAAATGATGATTACTCGTCCCTATTTTCTGTAATTAAAGATTGGGGAGAGATGAGTGGAGGGTAG
- a CDS encoding class I SAM-dependent methyltransferase translates to MDSNLSLHQVIVHRILTSPQRRITFAEYMDMVLYHPEYGYYSSNTVEIGFKGGDFFTSVNLGADFGELLAEQFTQMWEILGQPVPFYLVEMGAGQGLLAVHILQYLQQHYPDLFAALQYIIVEKSPGLKQEQQQRLQKFPVRWCSWEEISSNSIVGCFFSNELVDALPVHQFILESGELREIYVTVGGDGEVGEDEEVEHLFFSSSSPSSSSSLFTEITAEPSTPQLAEYLELVGINITQGDYEDGYRSEINLAALDWLSIVADRLQRGYVLTIDYGYPASRYYNPRRSQGTLQCYYHHRHHNNPYINIGRQDITAHVDFTALERWGEHRGLEKVGFIQQGLFLMALGLGDRIAALSHQKIPLSQLLQRRESLHQLIDPMGMGNFGVLIQSKGLEKNASPILKGLTVPN, encoded by the coding sequence ATGGATTCTAATTTGTCGCTGCATCAAGTCATCGTTCATCGCATTTTAACCAGTCCTCAACGGCGAATTACGTTTGCTGAATATATGGACATGGTGCTATATCACCCTGAATATGGCTATTATTCCAGCAATACTGTCGAAATTGGGTTTAAAGGTGGTGATTTTTTCACATCGGTCAATCTTGGGGCTGACTTTGGGGAATTACTAGCAGAACAATTTACCCAGATGTGGGAGATATTGGGGCAACCAGTACCCTTTTATTTGGTAGAAATGGGTGCAGGACAAGGACTTTTGGCGGTGCATATTCTGCAATATCTTCAGCAGCACTATCCAGATTTGTTTGCAGCCTTGCAGTACATAATTGTGGAAAAATCTCCAGGCTTAAAGCAAGAACAACAGCAACGCCTGCAAAAGTTTCCTGTGCGTTGGTGTAGCTGGGAGGAGATATCATCTAACTCAATTGTGGGCTGTTTTTTCTCTAATGAGTTAGTAGATGCTTTGCCAGTACATCAGTTTATCTTAGAGTCCGGTGAACTACGAGAAATTTATGTCACTGTGGGGGGAGATGGGGAAGTGGGGGAAGATGAGGAAGTAGAACACCTCTTTTTTTCCTCCTCATCTCCCTCATCCTCCTCATCCCTATTTACAGAAATCACAGCCGAACCCTCTACACCCCAACTAGCCGAATATTTAGAATTAGTTGGCATTAACATCACTCAAGGTGATTATGAGGATGGCTACCGCAGTGAAATTAATTTAGCTGCTTTAGATTGGTTGAGTATAGTAGCAGACCGCTTGCAACGGGGCTATGTGTTAACAATTGATTATGGCTACCCTGCCAGCAGGTACTATAATCCCAGGCGATCGCAAGGAACACTACAGTGTTACTATCACCATCGTCATCACAACAACCCGTATATCAATATTGGGCGGCAAGATATCACAGCCCATGTTGACTTTACTGCCTTGGAACGATGGGGTGAGCATCGCGGTTTAGAAAAAGTCGGTTTTATTCAGCAGGGTTTGTTTTTGATGGCTTTGGGTTTAGGCGATCGGATTGCTGCCCTCTCCCATCAAAAAATCCCACTTTCGCAATTGCTGCAACGGCGTGAGTCACTACACCAATTAATTGATCCTATGGGCATGGGTAACTTTGGCGTTTTAATTCAAAGTAAGGGATTAGAGAAAAATGCTTCTCCCATCTTAAAAGGATTAACTGTACCAAATTGA
- a CDS encoding YqeG family HAD IIIA-type phosphatase has protein sequence MTWNKFLQPDLVLGGSVLSLTPEIIQHYQLKGLVLDVDETLVPFTVDAVSPELKDWVEQMRSCTALWLVSNNLSEVRIGSIARSLNLPYYLGAAKPSRRKIRAALQAMNLPVHQVGMVGDRLFTDVLAGNRLGMFTILVEPIVHPDAVLRSHPIRNFEVWFSEILGASIISQPKKLHKD, from the coding sequence ATGACATGGAACAAGTTCTTACAGCCTGATTTGGTTTTGGGGGGTTCGGTTTTGAGCCTCACACCAGAAATAATTCAACATTACCAGCTTAAGGGGCTGGTATTAGATGTCGATGAAACCTTAGTACCGTTTACTGTAGATGCAGTTTCTCCAGAACTCAAGGATTGGGTGGAGCAAATGCGTAGTTGTACTGCATTGTGGTTAGTGAGCAATAACCTCAGCGAAGTCAGAATTGGTAGCATTGCTCGCTCTCTTAACCTGCCATATTACCTCGGTGCAGCCAAACCTTCCCGCCGCAAAATTCGCGCCGCACTCCAGGCGATGAATCTACCAGTACATCAAGTAGGGATGGTAGGCGATCGCTTGTTTACTGATGTCTTAGCTGGTAATCGTCTAGGTATGTTTACCATTTTGGTAGAACCCATTGTTCATCCTGACGCGGTTCTACGCTCTCATCCCATTCGCAACTTTGAAGTTTGGTTCTCGGAAATCTTAGGAGCTTCGATCATCTCCCAGCCAAAAAAGCTTCACAAAGATTGA
- a CDS encoding DUF3727 domain-containing protein, whose protein sequence is MFSSPFSEDNDQDRTGSIILTDEKGRTLECYIEHSLETDEQEYVLLLPVDSPIEIFAWQGEDEEEEAILVEDDAVIDEIFSTAQAVLAEQNLVLKNTAYALTVAGELPPVEDSELFTLEIEDEEADLEPEQLQLLTTFYHHEQEYAIYTPLDPLLFFARIAKDGEPVLLSPEEFRKVQPLLEEQLFNQVE, encoded by the coding sequence ATGTTTTCCTCTCCATTTTCTGAAGATAACGATCAAGATCGTACAGGTTCCATCATTTTGACTGATGAGAAAGGGCGAACCCTAGAATGCTACATAGAACATTCCCTTGAAACCGATGAACAAGAATATGTTTTGTTGCTTCCTGTTGATTCACCAATAGAAATTTTTGCTTGGCAAGGTGAAGACGAAGAAGAAGAAGCAATTTTAGTAGAAGATGATGCTGTCATTGATGAAATTTTTAGCACAGCCCAAGCTGTCTTAGCAGAACAAAACTTGGTGCTGAAAAATACAGCCTATGCTCTGACGGTTGCAGGCGAGTTACCGCCAGTAGAAGATTCTGAATTATTTACGCTAGAAATTGAAGACGAAGAGGCCGATTTAGAACCAGAGCAATTGCAGTTACTCACTACCTTCTATCACCACGAGCAGGAGTATGCAATTTATACACCTCTTGATCCACTGCTGTTTTTTGCCAGAATTGCCAAAGATGGTGAACCTGTTTTGCTATCACCAGAAGAGTTTCGCAAAGTGCAGCCGCTCCTAGAAGAACAACTTTTTAACCAAGTAGAATGA
- a CDS encoding TIGR03943 family putative permease subunit, with amino-acid sequence MTKSQTPNRLMPWLDVLAITAWGVLMLRYWLTGKLYLLIHPNFFGLVVAGGIALIAIGLLKAQELWRQRRRRREVAANPQHINFFAPGFGSSLLLISAILGLIITPQVFASDKALQKGVTDLLTTSRIQPQSFRASIRPEERSLVDWVRTLSVYPEPDAYTGQKVKVQGFVIHPPDIGKEYIFLARFVLTCCAADAYPIGLPVKLTNEQERYSPDTWLEIEGQMVTETLNGKRQLTIAAKSLKKIPQPKNPYSY; translated from the coding sequence ATGACTAAATCTCAAACCCCAAATCGTTTAATGCCCTGGTTGGATGTCTTAGCAATCACAGCTTGGGGCGTGTTGATGTTGAGATATTGGCTAACTGGCAAGCTGTACTTGTTGATTCACCCGAACTTCTTTGGATTAGTGGTAGCAGGTGGTATAGCTTTGATTGCCATCGGTTTATTGAAAGCCCAGGAACTGTGGCGACAACGACGGCGACGACGTGAAGTGGCAGCAAATCCGCAACACATTAATTTTTTTGCTCCAGGTTTTGGTAGTAGCTTGCTGTTAATTTCAGCAATTCTAGGTTTAATCATTACACCGCAAGTATTTGCTAGTGATAAAGCACTACAAAAGGGTGTGACAGACTTATTAACAACATCTCGCATTCAACCCCAATCCTTTCGCGCTTCCATACGCCCAGAAGAGCGATCGCTTGTAGACTGGGTACGCACACTCAGTGTCTATCCTGAACCAGACGCATATACTGGTCAAAAAGTCAAAGTACAAGGATTCGTCATCCACCCACCAGACATTGGCAAAGAGTATATATTTTTAGCCAGATTTGTCCTGACTTGTTGTGCCGCAGATGCTTATCCGATAGGATTACCCGTCAAACTCACTAATGAACAAGAAAGATATTCTCCTGACACTTGGCTAGAAATAGAAGGGCAAATGGTTACAGAAACCTTAAATGGTAAACGTCAACTTACCATTGCCGCTAAATCTCTCAAAAAGATTCCCCAGCCAAAGAATCCCTACAGTTATTAG
- the proB gene encoding glutamate 5-kinase, producing MTKTIVVKIGTSSLTQPQNGQLALSTIATLAETLTYLRQQGNRVILVSSGAVGVGCARLGLTERPKAIALKQAVAAVGQGRLMRVYDDLFTTLQQPIAQVLLTRSDLVQRSRYLNVYNTFGELLGLGVIPVVNENDTVAVDELKFGDNDTLSALVASLVEADWLFLLTDVDKLYSADPRAVPDAQPISLVTSMKELAELQVQTGSQGSQWGTGGMVTKISAARIAIAAGVRTVITQGRFPQNISKILQGEAIGTHFQPQPEPTSARKRWIAYGLVPMGKLYLDAGAIAAIVEAGKSLLAAGIKAVEGEFDTQDAVQLCDSNGQEIARGLVNYSSNELQKIRGCRSIEIPAILGYAGAETVIHRDNLVLI from the coding sequence ATGACCAAAACAATCGTCGTCAAAATCGGTACATCTAGCCTCACTCAACCCCAAAATGGACAACTAGCACTGTCTACAATCGCTACTTTAGCAGAAACCCTGACATATTTGAGACAGCAGGGGAATCGCGTCATTTTAGTGTCCTCTGGGGCGGTAGGAGTGGGTTGTGCGCGTTTGGGTTTAACCGAACGTCCCAAAGCGATCGCGCTGAAACAGGCAGTAGCAGCAGTTGGGCAAGGGCGATTAATGCGGGTATACGATGATTTATTTACCACTTTGCAACAACCAATTGCCCAAGTATTGCTGACTCGCAGTGATTTAGTCCAGCGCAGCCGCTACCTTAATGTCTACAACACTTTTGGGGAACTACTGGGATTGGGAGTCATTCCTGTAGTCAATGAAAATGACACTGTAGCAGTAGATGAACTGAAATTTGGCGACAATGATACCCTTTCAGCATTAGTGGCTAGCCTCGTAGAAGCAGATTGGTTATTTTTACTTACCGATGTAGATAAATTATACTCAGCAGACCCCCGTGCTGTGCCTGATGCTCAACCCATTTCTTTAGTGACTAGCATGAAAGAATTGGCAGAATTACAGGTGCAAACAGGTTCTCAAGGCTCGCAATGGGGTACTGGTGGCATGGTAACAAAAATTTCGGCAGCCAGAATTGCCATTGCTGCGGGAGTGCGGACTGTGATTACCCAAGGACGATTTCCCCAAAATATCAGCAAAATTTTACAAGGGGAAGCGATTGGTACTCATTTCCAACCCCAACCAGAACCAACCTCAGCCCGTAAACGTTGGATAGCCTACGGACTGGTGCCAATGGGGAAATTATATTTAGATGCGGGAGCGATCGCCGCTATTGTGGAAGCAGGAAAATCTCTCTTGGCTGCTGGTATTAAAGCTGTCGAAGGTGAATTTGATACACAAGATGCTGTGCAGTTGTGTGACAGTAATGGACAAGAGATTGCTAGAGGATTGGTTAACTACAGCAGCAACGAGTTACAAAAAATTCGTGGGTGTCGTTCTATAGAAATTCCGGCAATTTTGGGTTATGCAGGGGCGGAAACTGTGATTCACCGGGATAATTTGGTTTTGATTTAA
- a CDS encoding sensor histidine kinase, producing MSQEFCYQISSPVLSVGSDRDLSLDSTLLELPMYTFQVEVSCIGAEVAKYFDKYPLLPGVILVEQGNFMGMISRRRLLEFLIRPYGQDLFTKEPLDVLYSYARTAILLLPETTPILTAMHHNLRRSPEFLAEPIVVQTADNIYKLLDTHELNIAAWQIRGIETQVRYERSQAQMIQNDKMASLGRLVDGVAHEILDPVGFIWGNLTHISSYSQDLLKLIAAYENISPQGSEMIGSLKEEIEFDYLEQDLSKAITSARTGAERLKKLVTSLQNFCHIDAVYPKPVDLHACIDSIVILIKSRLKGEITIIKNYGKIPPVSCFMGQLNQVFMNILSQSVDSLLDEAVRQQLQPKNSTNTKKSTIEITTEVISQPAKGTDKIDSRWVSICIIDNGPGIAEDLQKQMLETFSVEKRADKETSLAVSYRIITARHGGKLNFSSQQGVGTKFEILLPLL from the coding sequence GTGTCACAAGAGTTTTGTTACCAAATATCTTCACCCGTGTTATCCGTGGGTAGCGATCGCGATCTCAGTTTAGATTCCACCCTACTAGAACTACCCATGTACACTTTTCAGGTGGAAGTTAGCTGCATCGGTGCAGAAGTAGCTAAGTATTTTGACAAATATCCCTTACTGCCTGGGGTTATTTTAGTGGAACAGGGTAATTTCATGGGGATGATTTCCCGGCGACGACTCCTAGAGTTCTTGATCCGTCCCTACGGACAAGATTTATTTACCAAAGAACCCCTTGATGTTCTCTACAGTTACGCCCGGACAGCGATTTTGTTGCTACCTGAGACAACGCCTATCTTAACAGCGATGCACCATAATCTGAGGCGATCGCCTGAATTTTTAGCAGAACCAATTGTAGTTCAAACAGCAGATAATATCTACAAATTATTAGATACCCATGAACTAAATATTGCAGCTTGGCAAATTCGTGGCATAGAAACTCAAGTGCGCTATGAACGCAGCCAAGCCCAAATGATTCAAAATGATAAAATGGCTAGCTTGGGCAGGTTAGTAGATGGGGTAGCCCACGAAATTTTAGATCCGGTAGGTTTTATTTGGGGTAACTTAACACATATTTCTAGTTACAGCCAAGATTTACTCAAACTGATAGCAGCTTACGAAAATATTTCTCCTCAAGGTTCTGAGATGATTGGCTCTCTCAAAGAAGAAATAGAATTTGATTATTTAGAACAGGATTTATCTAAAGCTATAACTAGCGCCCGTACTGGAGCAGAGCGATTAAAAAAACTTGTCACCAGCTTACAAAATTTTTGTCATATTGATGCAGTTTATCCTAAGCCAGTAGACTTACACGCTTGTATTGATAGTATTGTGATTTTAATTAAAAGCCGTTTAAAAGGAGAAATTACCATTATTAAAAACTATGGTAAAATCCCGCCAGTGTCTTGCTTTATGGGACAGTTAAACCAAGTTTTCATGAATATTTTAAGTCAATCTGTAGATAGTTTACTAGATGAAGCAGTGCGACAACAATTACAACCAAAAAACAGTACAAATACCAAGAAATCAACGATTGAAATTACTACAGAAGTTATTTCTCAACCCGCCAAAGGAACAGATAAAATAGATTCCCGTTGGGTTTCAATTTGTATTATTGATAATGGACCAGGAATTGCTGAGGATTTACAAAAACAAATGCTAGAAACTTTCTCCGTCGAAAAAAGAGCCGATAAAGAGACAAGTTTAGCCGTTAGTTATCGAATTATCACAGCCAGACATGGAGGTAAACTCAATTTCAGTTCTCAACAAGGTGTGGGGACGAAATTTGAAATCTTGTTACCTTTGCTTTAG